tgatggACTACCAAAAAGAAGATACATCTTACTGATATAATCTAGCCATTCAAACTCTCTTCAACTGTATAGTACCATATCTAcgcagtcttagaatcatcgtACTTGACCTTCTCCACGTGATGTGGGAGTGCATATCTTACTCAGTATTTCACCTCACAAATCACAAGATTACTGACTGTCACAGCTACGGATGCAACATAagcatattaattataataattagttgacctcaatttttcacaattaAATTATTTCTCTCTCAATAAAATTCCCACTTAAACTAACAAGAAAACGTAATAGTAGTCTAAAAACAAAGGCAAGTGGTAGTGAGTTTGAGGAAAAATCaacttattaattaatgttGAATATATAATTTAGCCTCATGCATGTGCATAACTACATTAAGGGGGAACTTTTTGGATTATTTTTGAGTTGACTTGATTATATAACTCGtgtattaattaaattagttatttttagaTTGATACGcctaatttaaaaataacacgATAATgacttatttaaaaatatccacttttatatttattacatGTAAAGTGTATTATGTtagtcaaaataataatatccacaaatatttttaaacatttGAGGCACCCCACAAAAttgattgatttttttaaaataattttgacTGTACTTATTAATAccaattaagtatataatttttttttcttcaataaaaaTTCACACTCCATTGTTTCCCAACATCTAGAAGCATATCCAAGCTATTGAGTAGTTATAATAAAACTCTAGACAAGACTAATTAATTAAGCTTACATTTATAGACCATTTGACTTTAAAAGAGTGTACCAATACTAATTgagtaattaattttcaatagtcacaatttttgagttattgtttaatttgattaattaatttaggtatatatatatatatatatacattatcatGACCTATCTATAAATTAAGCACATATATAgtatgaaaattaagatcaaGTGATGAAATTAGTTATGGTGGTATTGATGATGATCATATTGTTACATGATCATAATTATGGTGTTAATGGAGATTCACAACCACAAGTACCATGCTTATACATATTTGGTGATTCTTTATCTGATAATGGAAATAACAACAAGCTTCCAACATTGAGTAAGGCTAATTACAAACCTTATGAGATTGACTTCTCTAATCCTAATGCTAATTATGCTATTAGTCCAACCGGTAGGTTCACCAATGGCCGGACTACCATTGATATAATTggtatgtattatatatattatgaatttAGTTCTttcattatattaaattatatgtttgtattttgttaaataaagtATGTTGATTCTTAGGTTGAAAATTATGATGAAGCTTGTGACTCTATGCTCACCCTTGCCCTAGGGCATTCCCCGACGACTGGGATGAGGATAGAGAATCTTCATTGGAGTGCCTAATTTCAATGAAGAATCGTGTATCTAaataaatagtaataataataatttaaaaaaaaaaattaaaaagtattcATTGAATTGGAATTGGTTCAAACCAATTTCGATTAAAAGGGTTGTTGAAATGGATTTGAAGATGCAATAATAGCAAATTGAGgaaggatatgtatatatatatatatatatatatatatatatatatatatatcttagcTCTAAGTGCTTGTCAAGAGTTTGAACTTTATGGGAAATTGAAGTTCCAATGTGAAGAGTTTTGTAAAGTTTGTCCAAATGGTTGTAGGAATTAGAGTTCAAAGCCTAGATATAAACAATAGGAAAAAAGATAGAATATGTTTACTACAAAATGTACAAATCGACTGAAAAACTTCTTTTAATGGTTCACAAAATTGTCAACTATGTGGGTGCcataaaatagagaaagaaGCTATTAATGTCCCTTAGTTTCCATCAGAAATAAACAATCAACTTTGTGTTTTTTGACCTAAGCCACCAAAGCTTGGAAATTTGGTAGCCTTTTGACACCCCCAACAATTCTAGGAAATAACATTCATTGGGACAGAGGGGGCTTGATAAGGGTCACCTCCTCGcccaattaaaaattttaatcaaCATGAATTTCAATAAACATACCTCCCTGATCTCGAGCATTGTCCTCGACATCCCCTCAAGCTAACTCAAAGGGTATACTCGACAGGGGAACACTTTTTCTGGCCAAACGTCCCTGACTAGATTTGGACTTTGTTCCACTCTTTTAAGAGCCTTTTCCCCTAACCTTGTTGCTTCTAGCATTTAGAAATAAGGATCATGGAGATTGTTTCCAAGGAAGCGAAAGAAATTGGTTTCTCAGTGACTATTACTGTGCCTGAAAAGCTCTATATTTTCCTCTTGTAAGGGAAAACCCTCACCATCCACCAAAACTTGGACATGACTAGGCTCTTCCATTGAGagaataaaaagaagaagaaaagaattaCCAATTAACAATGCTATCACTATTGGAAAACCAACATCTCACTCATGGGAGAAAGCCAGAAAAATtggtcatatatatacataaattctTGTACTACAAAAAAACAGTTACCTTTAGTGACAatattttagttacaacataattttttttgtgactaaatgtgactattagtcacaacaaaaaattatttgtaactaaaacatagtatttagatacaaattatcactaatttacttttagtcacaacaagcaTATAtcgtgactaaaaacacatttagtcacaataaattgtaattttggtgactaatacctttagccacgtaccttttagtcacaatataagaaTTTAATGATTTATAATTGATCAcgacttttttacttttagtcacaaattttatgattaaaagtaaaaatttttgtAGTGTAGTGTACGATATGCATGTTTTTAATTAGGtaatacatattcaatacatctatatatatacatttacaaTATCaactaatatttatatatatttatttttttgtcacAAGGTCAACTTTTAGGGTTTGATGATTTCATACCACCCTTTGCCAATACTACTGGCTATGACATAGTCAAAGGTGTAAACTATGCATCTGGAGGTTGTGGAATTCTTCCAGAATCAGGCAAATATTTGgtatatttcttattttaattcaataaatacattaatataaaaaaacaaaattttcaaatattttttttttaatatttttcaattcataaaattaccccaacttatttactttattttttacaGGGTGAATGTATTAGCCTGGACAAACAAATAGACAACCACCAAATTACaatctcaaaaataaaaaataaaacaaaaaatgattACTTAAAGAAGTGCTTATATCATATTACAATAGGAAATAATGACTACCTTCAAAACTACTTACTCCCTACAATTTATAATACAAGTCATCTTTTTACTCCTCAACAATTTGCTGAGCTTCTCATCCAAAAATATGAAGATCAAGTTTTGGTAAGTTAtggcttttttttaaaaaaaaaaaaatcattcgaTCATTgtaagaacaaaaaaaattcttttatgtTAGAATATCAGTATATTAATTGTGTCGGTTGAAAAACTGTCGTATATTCTTCCAATAGAAAATTAGGAATCGTTCCTTGAACATTAGTGGGCCAAAGAAAAAAATTTGCATCCTCAACAAGATAtatagtatttttcaaaatcagtagAAAATATAGAATAAGTTGAGTAATACTTCTTTTttatccattaatcaaaaataccttcatattatatttcattaaaatctacCCACTTTTATGAGTGGGTTGCTTAATATACTCTTGCCCTCTACTTAAATGTAGCACATGATTTATATTAATCTAAAGGGTATAATGGAGACATTATTTATAAAAGTggatatattttaaagaatacagaaatgaaggtaaaaatgaaaacaaataaaataaagtaggtATACAATGCAATTTTCACAAAAAATATAAGTGAATTTTTAAAAGGATAATTTTTTTGGGCCATTGGGTTAGGTGGGCCCACtacaaaaagaaaatacatttagtgacaaatttttaatcacaacatatatttgacttttagtcacaacaaaaaaatacttgtggttaaaatatagtatttcgatacaagttatcactaatttaattttagtcacaacaaattataatttttgtaactaatacttttagccacgtaACTTTTGGccacaacataagaatgatcatttataattaattagtcacaacttttttacttttagttacgaattttattgtgactaaaagtaatatatttttatagtaaCTTTAAACACAGGATTAACCTACTTATGCCCAATATCGCACTTGACTATGACATACATAAGTTTTGTTAGTTCTTACTGGTTAACAATCTGCatgaagattaattatattatctttggcttatattaatttttgtaattagttaattaataattgataaTTTTACAGAGATTGTACAGTAATTCTAGTGCAAGGAAGGTTGCTCTTGTTGGATTAGGGCAACTAGGATCAACTCCAGCAGTTATTGCTTTATATGGAATAAATGGTATAACAAAAGTCAACCAAAAAGTTCAACTCTTCAACCAAAATCTCATATCACTTGTTCATAAACTTAATACCAAATTTAGTGAtgctaaatttatttatgtcaaCAATTATGGAATACAATCTGGTGATCTTTCTTCTCTTGGTAAATATCTCTACCCTTAATCTCTTTTTAATAATACATTTAAAATAGAAGTATTTATGTTTTTGATATATAGAGAAAATCATAACCCATTTTTGAAGGTTCACATTACAGTTATGGTAGGTATTTTGTtacttatttttgaaaatatttgaataatttactatactaaaaaataatattcaaattgaTCAATTAATGCATGCAGAATCTAAATATTCatgtattataaattttattccacTTCCAATTCTTATATTAATCAGAAAAAGATTTTTACTATTAATTTACAACTACAACTAAAAATTTACACTGTCGAATTTATAATAAAAGAGctctttttatttcattttgcaAAAATAGATGAAGTTTGGTCTATGTAAGAAAAAATAAGTACACATAAACTAAATGTTTGAACTCTACTTTCAATATATAgtaaattattcaatttttttttttaaatcgggTGGAATGTGTCTATAACTACAATGTAAAAAGTCATATAAAAATTTTGAgttataatttttctaaatgCTAAAACTAGAGGTATCTCTAAATAGGACTACAAAATCTTTACTCTagaattttcttattattaatacctttattatattttgaaatttagttgtaattttatttttcaggaCTCACTAACGTATCCGAAAGTTGTTGTGAAACAAATAATATTGGTTTATGTATTCCTTCAAGTACTACATGTGATAACAGAACATCGTACGTGTTCTGGGATGAATTCCACACAACTGAAACCCTAAACAAATTTACTGCTAACAGATCGTATACTTCTCTTCATGCTTCAGACAATTATCCTATTGATATCAAACATCTTGCTCAACTACAATTTTAAAACATCTTCAAAAGAGTACTATAGAAGTTCTACATTAATATTAAAGGCTTTGTCAAATTGACCACAAGATATGGTATGAGTTAATTTAACACATAATAAATTTTATCTATTTCATTTACTCTTAATACACTCTAATTGATACATCAATTGAAATTTTACCAGCAATATAATAAGGTAGCGCTTTATGAATAATTAACGATATGTTATAATAGTTCTCTCATTTATCTAAGCTAAGCAACTTAATTATATTACAATGAGAATTCATATATCTCATGTAACATTCATGAATCTTCttacaaattaaatatatattatacaataaAGCACTATTGAcacatttattaaaaaaaattaataacaattgacACACTAATCATCTATATATAGCCCAATTTATTATACATATTACAcatcaaatataaatataagttgttactaattataataattatatcatCTCTCACAAAAAAAGTTTGaagcattatatatataattatacagaCAAATTAAGTAGATATAATATTATCCATGACcaatatcacaaattaattgGCCATATATGCACTACATATTGTGGTAGCTATTAGAGAGACttacagttatatatatatatatatatatatatatatatatatcatatatatatttattaggtcCTGCACTTAGAGCAAATTGCTTATACATAGATTTagctatatagatatatatttatatataaagttGAGAAATACATGCATGCATTTCTAGGCATCAAATTATCACCATTTGCAGCACAAAAGTATCACTTCTTCTTTTGATCCCACCACCATATTTAGCTGCATATATAATATTCAAAtgctaaaatcaattaatgaaaccATTTTGTGtattatgattaattttttacattttaatgtatatatatttatgaataaaaaattatgggAATTAAAAAGTTCAAGTCAaatgtataattatataaacatATTGTATTTAGTGATGTAACATTGttatttaaaaactaaaaaaaatagttcaaataaatttgattttttgaaaaaaaaaaatagatatactATTCCGTAAAATTATGATGCATATTTTAGATGCacatattattttcgaaaaaaaaaatagaaaaaaattagtgaTATGTAAcccataaatacatataaattcgattaattagaaaaattatcatgtcaatatttttaatttttatgtatacaTAATATTAGATTTAGTATGCAAATTCATGtaagttattattaatttagacaattatatatatttatatatatatatatatatatatgatatgttcTTACACTAATTGAAGAGCCATGGTGGGATCTTGGCGTGAGTAGTGATTGTTATTTGGTTGTAAAGCATTGACTTGGAAATAATTTCCTGGTTGCTGGTGTACCACAACTGATGCTGCACCctcatcatcattattattattattattattattatgatcattgttattattatgattTTGATGAATTAGTTCATGATGATGACCATAGCTGCTTGTACCAACATTCAtgttcatatttatgttcatgTTCATATTCATACTCATGCTTTGGTTCCTCTCATTCTCAGCTATCTGTAAATATTattatgcataaaaaaaaattaagaattaataattcaatttcatttatatatgaaaatggattatttatgtatttattatttttacctttGCTCGTAGAAGTTGGTTGTTGTTGTGCAAATCAATTTCCTGCATCAGTATTCAATTTATACAATTAATCCcacattttaataattatatttgttacattatatatatatatatataaatatatatttacaaacaTGCATTAGGCATCTATCAATCATCTATCAATCAGGGTCAGTTATAAGCTAAGACGGGCTAGACTCACGCATAAGGCCCACTTATCATAGGAGcccaaataaaagaaaaatcttttattttgtataactTTGTTTTGTATATACTTTGATTAAGGTGGAATGTAGTAAGTTTAGTTTGATGTATTTTAGTTTTCATAATCGTTCAATGtcttttaaatattttgggATTCCCATTTGTGCTAAAAGAATTTCAGTAAAAAGAGTGTGGAGTTTTGATTGATGAAATGGTAGTAAGAATTTGTTTTTGGAGTTCAAGGAATATATCTTTTGCTAGTAGAGTCACATTAATAAACTCGGTCATCATTTCCATTCACATATATTAGTCATAGATAATGATCATTCTTAGGAAGTTATTGAAGCAAATTAATGCAATTTGTCGTGCTTTTTTGTGGAAAGGACAAGCAAAATATGTACGACCAGCTGATCAAGTGGCTTGGCGAGTAGCTTATTCTCCTAAACGAGTGGGAGGATCTAGTTTTTGAGATTTACATCTGTAGAATACTTTGGACAGTTTTCCTCCAAAAAAGATAATCTATGGGTGAAATTGATACATAGTATATCTCAAAGACTCATATTAGTGGGTGTATATTGCTCTCGTGTAAAGTAGTTGGTATTGGAAAACAATTGTGGCTTTCAAGGATAGATTCAAAATATTGCTAACTCTCAATAGGTTGTCACAAGTGAATACACTTGTATTCTTGACAACCTCGAGTCGATTGATATGTTGAAGTTTGGGAGAGGTTAAACACTCAAACATAGCTTCATTTTGTGGCTAGCAATTTTGCAACGTCTAAAAACGAAGCAACGATTGTTTTGACCTAACTGTTTGATGTGCGGCTCTCATGAAGAATCAATAGCCCATTTATTTTTAGATTGCTACATCAATAAGAGGTGTTTACGAAGCCATAAGGCTATGTTTGAAAGTTGGATTTTAGaaaatgtagaaaaaaaaaaatcaatttatggATGTAATAGTTTACGTAGTTATAACCCGAAAATTTGGGACATCGTAAAGAGTTTTCATTTTCAAATCTTTTTAAAAAGTGTTGTGTTTTACAATCAATTTGTTAGtaatgaactttttttttttttttgatttactcaaaaaaaaaaattgatccaaTAATTATGAAACAAAATCcagtaattaataataaaaaattaattgatatatatatttatataaattaccCTTTTCTGCATGTACTCAATTTCAGCAAAGAGTAGCTCATtctgtgaaaaaaaataaaacaattaattacacatatgtaatgttaatattaattaattaaagtgatgaaaataattaataattattatgtaaATTTAAGAATTAATGAAGAAGATTAAGACCTTTTTGGATCGAATTCTGCTAATTCCTCTCTCTAATTTACTCTCCAGATTTTTAAGATCTCTTGGTTTTGCACTGTCTATACACTCACCAAGCAACTCTCTGTAACAAATATTAATTAgtcatattaattaataatataattaatttatatatatacaataattatattatacatataaatatttacctGATTCCTTTCTGCAAAGACTCAATTTGACCACGTAATTTTGCAGCTTCTTGCTGAtagaactgatttttttttattagatcaATTTGATTaattcatataaatataattaatatatagtacaataataatatattgtataacaatgatataatatttatttatatataattaatgtgtCACACTGAGCTCATTGGTTTCTAGCAAAAAGTTTCAATAATTTTAATCTTATATAAATgtgataattttaattatttattaatagtgcAATAATTGTAgtgaaatgaaataattaaataaataattacctgGGCATTAACTTCAGAAACTGATCCAGTATTAGAAGTATCAGAGGATGCCTTTTTGTACCTATCAATTGTTGATttcacactatatatatatatatatatatatttatatatatataataaacataataatgttaattaaatcaacacaataatcaaaattaaatcAACTCTTTATGAATAACTTatcaaacaaataattaaattaattatttacttaagGAAACAACAATCATTATGATATCTAACCAACCAATAATTATTGCTTATatagaaattaaaataagtgaaaaccaaaacaaaacaaaaatggtgAAATTAAATATACCAACCAACACTATGTTTAATTTTGGTAATTAGTTGTAAAATTCTTTTATAtggattttaatttttatatacttaatctcatttattttttcagggGGCTTGAATAGTCCtttcaatttaatttagttttctttgcaaatttaagACGTTAGTTAAATTTTACTGTTAAATGTTAACTGTGTAATCTTTACTTTGTATACTTATATGAAAGTAACagtcaaatttcgaaattaataaaaatacatatgtCACGGATAGAAAAGTGCACACGGTAACaaactaattaatatttaaccGTAAAATTTAACGAATGCTTCAAATTTACTAAGAAAAAAGTGAAATTAAAAGAGTTTTGCCGTAAAAAATTCAAAGGTTAAACATATA
This region of Cannabis sativa cultivar Pink pepper isolate KNU-18-1 chromosome 7, ASM2916894v1, whole genome shotgun sequence genomic DNA includes:
- the LOC115697576 gene encoding floral homeotic protein AGAMOUS, translating into MAYNNNNNSNNNVNNSISMSMSMSVSSPGRKMGRGKIEIKRIENTTNRQVTFCKRRNGLLKKAYELSVLCDAEVALIVFSSRGRLYEYANQSVKSTIDRYKKASSDTSNTGSVSEVNAQFYQQEAAKLRGQIESLQKGIRELLGECIDSAKPRDLKNLESKLERGISRIRSKKNELLFAEIEYMQKREIDLHNNNQLLRAKIAENERNQSMSMNMNMNINMNMNVGTSSYGHHHELIHQNHNNNNDHNNNNNNNNDDEGAASVVVHQQPGNYFQVNALQPNNNHYSRQDPTMALQLV
- the LOC115696799 gene encoding GDSL esterase/lipase At1g33811 isoform X3, with the translated sequence MKLVMVVLMMIILLHDHNYGVNGDSQPQVPCLYIFGDSLSDNGNNNKLPTLSKANYKPYEIDFSNPNANYAISPTGRFTNGRTTIDIIGQLLGFDDFIPPFANTTGYDIVKGVNYASGGCGILPESGKYLRLYSNSSARKVALVGLGQLGSTPAVIALYGINGITKVNQKVQLFNQNLISLVHKLNTKFSDAKFIYVNNYGIQSGDLSSLGLTNVSESCCETNNIGLCIPSSTTCDNRTSYVFWDEFHTTETLNKFTANRSYTSLHASDNYPIDIKHLAQLQF
- the LOC115696799 gene encoding GDSL esterase/lipase At1g29660 isoform X1; translated protein: MKLVMVVLMMIILLHDHNYGVNGDSQPQVPCLYIFGDSLSDNGNNNKLPTLSKANYKPYEIDFSNPNANYAISPTGRFTNGRTTIDIIGQLLGFDDFIPPFANTTGYDIVKGVNYASGGCGILPESGKYLGECISLDKQIDNHQITISKIKNKTKNDYLKKCLYHITIGNNDYLQNYLLPTIYNTSHLFTPQQFAELLIQKYEDQVLRLYSNSSARKVALVGLGQLGSTPAVIALYGINGITKVNQKVQLFNQNLISLVHKLNTKFSDAKFIYVNNYGIQSGDLSSLGLTNVSESCCETNNIGLCIPSSTTCDNRTSYVFWDEFHTTETLNKFTANRSYTSLHASDNYPIDIKHLAQLQF